In Campylobacter concisus, a single window of DNA contains:
- the msrB gene encoding peptide-methionine (R)-S-oxide reductase MsrB codes for MKKILKFILMAAVFFGLNLMAKDELIKEQTMAGQNLKEIYLAGGCFWGMQGYFKKIFGVVDTKVGYANGKSKNTSYRELHESDHAETLYIKYDENRVALAEILAHFFRVIDPTSLNKQGNDVGRQYRSGIYYVSKDDLSVIESFIKIEQKKFKDKIVVEVAPLKNFVIGEEYHQDYLDKNPFGYCHIDLGLADKPLYDETKFKPLSKDELKKNLSSEQYAVTQEAATERPFSSEYDKFDQKGIYVDITSGKPLFSSADKFDAGCGWPSFTKPITTTALSYKEDNSFMMKRVEVKSQNSDAHLGHVFDDGPSDKGGLRYCINGASLKFIPLEDMARLGYEEFIPYVK; via the coding sequence ATGAAAAAGATCTTAAAATTTATCTTAATGGCGGCAGTGTTTTTTGGTCTAAATTTGATGGCAAAAGATGAGCTTATAAAGGAGCAGACGATGGCAGGACAAAATTTAAAAGAAATTTATCTAGCGGGTGGTTGCTTTTGGGGTATGCAAGGATATTTTAAAAAGATATTTGGTGTAGTGGATACAAAGGTAGGCTACGCAAATGGCAAGAGCAAAAATACTAGCTACCGCGAGCTTCATGAGAGCGATCATGCTGAGACACTTTATATAAAATATGATGAAAACAGAGTCGCTTTGGCTGAAATTTTGGCTCACTTTTTTAGAGTGATCGATCCGACCTCATTAAACAAACAAGGCAATGACGTAGGTAGGCAGTATAGAAGCGGGATTTACTATGTTAGCAAGGACGATCTGTCAGTCATTGAGAGCTTTATAAAGATAGAGCAAAAGAAATTTAAAGACAAGATCGTGGTTGAGGTAGCGCCGCTTAAAAATTTCGTCATAGGCGAGGAGTATCACCAAGACTATCTTGATAAAAATCCTTTTGGATACTGCCATATCGATCTAGGTTTAGCCGATAAACCGCTTTACGATGAGACAAAATTTAAGCCACTTAGTAAAGATGAGCTAAAGAAAAATTTAAGTAGCGAGCAGTATGCCGTGACGCAAGAAGCAGCGACTGAGAGGCCATTTAGCAGTGAGTATGATAAATTTGATCAAAAAGGCATTTATGTAGATATAACGAGTGGAAAGCCACTTTTCTCAAGTGCAGATAAATTTGATGCAGGATGTGGCTGGCCAAGCTTTACAAAGCCTATAACGACAACAGCTCTTTCATATAAGGAGGACAACTCGTTTATGATGAAAAGAGTCGAAGTTAAGTCGCAAAATAGCGATGCGCACCTTGGGCATGTTTTTGACGATGGCCCAAGCGATAAGGGTGGGCTAAGATATTGTATAAACGGTGCGAGCCTTAAATTTATACCGCTTGAAGATATGGCTAGGCTTGGATACGAGGAATTTATACCTTACGTAAAATAG
- a CDS encoding peptidase M50 — protein MLLNTYAPPFKLVGGYFIAGILFLALSVPAFFYADFDAISSLNTAGFLHIFFVGFVMSIIIGALYQLTSVILEKPFFTAKGAILNLAIFCLSLLGMCYGMLFAEAKILQISGVLLFCSLAFFATTYALSFMDNEKRSFAAFALFVSAIFLIIGITLGFCLLMILSGTLMLDFEMTLKFHVYFVLGFVFLVILGAASVLLPMFALAHDLKFTLSKASLACYILGGILLGFNENLSVLSICVAALLFIAQAFYILKKRVRKAYDYWNVNIVLSLVALLGATVFIALDKLNLAAYFLIYGFLFAFIVAHLYKIAPFLIWYHYVAPFVGKVKVPLLDAMILKKIAYFGIAFNAISLLCYLLSTCFELEILVQASMMFIALSIVLLSINIINIFRFTGFKG, from the coding sequence ATGCTTTTAAATACTTATGCACCACCATTTAAGCTAGTCGGTGGATATTTTATTGCTGGAATTTTGTTTTTGGCATTAAGTGTGCCGGCATTCTTTTATGCAGATTTTGATGCGATTAGCTCACTAAACACAGCTGGTTTTTTGCATATATTTTTTGTTGGCTTTGTTATGAGCATTATCATCGGAGCGCTCTATCAGCTAACCTCAGTCATCTTAGAAAAGCCGTTTTTTACTGCAAAAGGTGCTATTTTAAATTTGGCTATTTTTTGTCTATCATTGTTGGGCATGTGCTACGGGATGTTATTTGCTGAGGCTAAAATTTTACAAATTAGTGGAGTTTTGCTTTTTTGCTCGCTCGCTTTTTTTGCTACGACTTATGCATTAAGCTTTATGGATAATGAAAAAAGGAGCTTTGCAGCCTTTGCACTTTTTGTTTCAGCTATCTTTTTGATAATTGGAATAACGCTTGGTTTTTGCTTGCTTATGATACTTAGTGGCACGCTGATGCTTGATTTTGAGATGACACTAAAATTTCACGTTTATTTTGTGCTGGGATTTGTGTTTCTTGTGATACTTGGAGCTGCTAGTGTACTCTTACCTATGTTTGCACTAGCTCATGATCTAAAATTTACACTTAGTAAAGCCTCACTAGCATGCTATATTTTGGGTGGTATCTTACTAGGTTTTAATGAAAATTTGTCTGTTTTGTCAATATGTGTGGCAGCTTTACTTTTTATAGCTCAAGCATTTTATATTTTAAAAAAACGCGTTAGAAAGGCGTATGATTACTGGAATGTAAATATCGTACTTTCGTTGGTGGCTTTGCTTGGTGCTACTGTTTTTATAGCTTTAGACAAATTAAATTTAGCTGCGTATTTTTTAATATATGGCTTTTTGTTTGCTTTTATCGTAGCTCATCTTTACAAGATCGCACCATTTCTAATATGGTATCACTACGTAGCACCTTTTGTCGGAAAGGTAAAAGTGCCACTTCTTGATGCCATGATACTAAAAAAGATAGCTTATTTTGGTATAGCTTTTAATGCTATCTCGCTTCTTTGCTATCTTCTCTCAACTTGCTTTGAACTAGAAATTTTAGTGCAAGCTAGTATGATGTTTATAGCTCTTAGTATAGTTTTGCTATCGATAAATATAATAAATATTTTTAGATTTACTGGTTTTAAAGGATAA
- a CDS encoding metal-sulfur cluster assembly factor has product MKEKIYNALSNIVDPEVGFDIVSLGLIYDASCDENGKAKVTMTLSTKSCPLHEMILGWVETAVLDIEGVKECEIDLVWEPEWNIQMASDFVKAQLGV; this is encoded by the coding sequence ATGAAAGAAAAAATTTATAACGCACTGTCAAATATCGTTGATCCAGAAGTTGGCTTTGATATCGTTTCGCTCGGACTTATATATGATGCGAGCTGCGATGAGAATGGCAAAGCAAAAGTTACTATGACGCTTTCAACCAAATCTTGCCCACTGCACGAAATGATACTTGGCTGGGTAGAAACTGCCGTGCTTGATATAGAAGGTGTCAAAGAGTGTGAGATCGATCTTGTCTGGGAGCCTGAGTGGAATATACAAATGGCAAGCGATTTTGTAAAAGCACAACTTGGAGTTTAA
- the ftsZ gene encoding cell division protein FtsZ has protein sequence MSSFTVEENKSIYGAKIKVVGVGGGGGNMVNHIIRVNPNLNIDLIVANTDAKALENSLAHTKIQLGEKTTKGLGAGMRPEIGKAAAEESYDEVKSALETSDIVFIGTGLGGGTGTGAAPVVAQAAKDIGALTVAVVTMPFMFEGKKRRKLADCGLEELRKESDSIVVIPNDKLLTLIDKNAGIKESFEMVDEVLARAVNGMSTIVLDSGKSDINLDFADVRTIMSHRGLALMGVGEASGEDAAQEAIKNAIQSPLLDNMTINGAFGILVHFRISPSCPLADINNAMSIIHEAADEDAEIIFGTTTDDKIEDNKVEVTIIATGFQSSQKEAEKKDEVQTSNASDIIKKERILRLKKVSGGYDEDYMSQLDVPSFMRHQMD, from the coding sequence ATGAGTAGCTTCACAGTAGAAGAAAATAAAAGCATCTATGGTGCAAAGATAAAGGTCGTAGGTGTAGGTGGAGGTGGTGGCAATATGGTCAACCATATAATAAGAGTTAATCCAAATTTAAATATAGATCTTATTGTTGCTAATACAGATGCTAAGGCTCTTGAAAATTCTCTTGCACATACGAAAATTCAACTAGGCGAGAAAACAACAAAAGGTCTAGGTGCAGGCATGAGACCTGAAATAGGAAAAGCTGCTGCTGAAGAGAGCTACGATGAAGTAAAAAGCGCACTTGAGACATCAGATATAGTTTTTATCGGTACAGGACTTGGTGGTGGAACTGGTACAGGTGCAGCTCCAGTAGTTGCTCAAGCTGCAAAAGATATTGGTGCACTAACAGTTGCGGTTGTTACTATGCCTTTTATGTTTGAAGGAAAAAAACGTAGAAAATTGGCTGATTGTGGCCTTGAAGAACTCAGGAAAGAAAGCGATTCTATTGTTGTCATTCCAAACGATAAACTCCTAACATTAATTGATAAAAATGCTGGCATAAAAGAAAGCTTTGAAATGGTTGATGAAGTACTTGCAAGAGCCGTCAATGGTATGAGTACGATCGTACTTGACTCAGGAAAAAGCGACATAAATCTAGACTTTGCAGATGTTAGAACGATTATGAGCCATAGAGGACTAGCTTTAATGGGTGTTGGCGAAGCAAGTGGCGAGGATGCAGCGCAAGAAGCTATAAAAAATGCTATACAATCACCACTTCTTGATAACATGACAATAAATGGTGCATTTGGTATTTTAGTTCATTTTAGAATAAGCCCTAGTTGCCCACTAGCTGATATCAATAATGCGATGAGTATTATTCATGAGGCAGCGGATGAAGATGCTGAAATTATATTTGGTACAACAACTGATGACAAAATAGAAGACAATAAAGTTGAAGTTACAATAATAGCAACAGGTTTTCAAAGCTCACAAAAAGAAGCTGAAAAAAAAGATGAAGTACAAACTTCTAATGCAAGCGATATCATAAAAAAAGAGCGTATATTAAGACTTAAAAAAGTTAGTGGTGGATATGACGAAGACTATATGTCACAGCTTGATGTGCCATCATTTATGCGCCATCAAATGGATTAA
- the ftsA gene encoding cell division protein FtsA — protein MSTKILGIDIGSFQICAVIAQHDENGIKIIGIGTEKTQGIRKGVITNIEQAAKSIKNALIEAQRVAGTRYEKVIVSISGAYTKSVDSSGVVNIPNHEIGIKEIERAMQMADHTADIPHEYEKLHVLPYNFKVDGQEHIEDPIGMNGSRLEVQTHIVTVQKSSISNLRKAVNLAGVQLDNIVLSGYASAIATLTKDEKELGAALVDMGGATCNLVVHSGNSIRYNEFLPVGSANITNDLSMALHTPLPKAEEIKLGYGALINKSVDLIELPILGDETKSHEVSLDIISNVIYARAEETLMVLAKMLEDSGYKDSIGAGIILTGGMTKLEGIRDLASAIFDKMPVRIAKPKEMDGLFEILRDPANSCAIGLCLYGAGNFSPYEIDSEKKMRYQGEIASKPKANFRNVFAEEENVQNFGQEVQDPNEKEDSFSDKDFELEVANKSKNKEELANIADISKQEKKPNAFAKFWYSITQLF, from the coding sequence TTGAGTACAAAAATTTTAGGTATAGATATCGGCTCTTTCCAGATTTGTGCAGTAATAGCACAACATGATGAAAATGGTATTAAGATAATTGGAATTGGAACTGAAAAAACGCAGGGAATAAGAAAAGGTGTTATAACTAATATTGAACAAGCTGCAAAGTCGATAAAAAATGCATTAATAGAAGCACAAAGAGTTGCAGGAACACGCTATGAAAAAGTCATAGTTTCTATTTCTGGTGCGTATACGAAAAGCGTTGACAGTAGTGGTGTAGTGAATATACCAAATCATGAAATAGGTATAAAAGAGATCGAACGTGCTATGCAAATGGCCGATCATACAGCTGATATACCTCATGAATATGAAAAATTACATGTTCTTCCTTATAATTTTAAAGTAGATGGGCAAGAACACATTGAAGATCCAATAGGCATGAATGGTAGTAGACTGGAAGTGCAAACACATATTGTTACAGTACAAAAATCATCTATTAGCAACCTAAGAAAAGCCGTAAATTTAGCAGGCGTTCAACTAGATAACATAGTGCTTTCAGGATATGCTTCTGCGATAGCAACATTAACAAAAGATGAGAAAGAGCTTGGTGCCGCACTTGTTGATATGGGTGGTGCTACTTGTAATCTTGTAGTGCATTCTGGAAATTCTATAAGATACAATGAATTTTTACCTGTTGGCTCAGCAAACATTACAAATGATCTTTCTATGGCTCTGCATACACCACTTCCAAAGGCAGAAGAGATAAAATTAGGCTATGGCGCTTTAATAAATAAGTCAGTTGATCTAATAGAGCTCCCGATCCTTGGAGATGAAACAAAAAGCCACGAAGTTTCACTAGACATAATATCAAATGTTATATATGCCAGAGCAGAAGAAACCCTTATGGTACTTGCTAAGATGCTAGAAGATAGTGGCTATAAAGATAGCATTGGTGCTGGAATAATACTTACTGGCGGTATGACTAAGTTAGAAGGCATTAGAGATCTTGCATCTGCGATATTTGATAAAATGCCAGTTCGTATAGCAAAACCAAAAGAAATGGATGGATTATTTGAAATTTTAAGAGATCCAGCAAATTCTTGTGCTATAGGACTTTGTTTATATGGTGCTGGCAACTTTAGCCCATACGAAATTGATTCTGAGAAAAAAATGAGATACCAAGGGGAAATAGCCTCAAAACCGAAAGCAAATTTTAGAAATGTTTTTGCAGAAGAAGAAAACGTACAAAATTTTGGACAAGAGGTGCAGGATCCAAATGAAAAAGAGGATAGTTTTTCTGATAAAGATTTTGAATTAGAGGTAGCAAATAAATCAAAAAATAAAGAAGAGCTTGCCAATATTGCAGATATTAGCAAACAAGAAAAAAAGCCAAATGCTTTTGCAAAATTTTGGTATAGTATTACACAATTATTTTAA
- a CDS encoding peptidylprolyl isomerase produces MLSWMQKHKKYLVVTIWVSTIAFVGAGFVGWGAYDLNSNRATSVAKVGHRNISIQELQQKYDSLYQYYNNLFDGKLTQEKANELGLQNAALQATIQENLLLNFADDIGLSVSKDDILKYIIADPTFQKDGTFDKNLYYDILRRARINPTDFEENLKLTILLDKLRTILNLPASKEDIAMMEASFFMQDKLAIQIINANQSDIKIDEKELKNLWETDKNNYMTKTIYGLETYFIESNKNDVNQTTLSDYYNDNKERYKGSDDKIKSFDEVKTEVVKDYNIEKSKTDALKKYTSIKKAELATNEFVSINEDNATFSLDEIKGAKVGEVIKPFTYKDGYLIVRVKSITPPQPMSFEQARAMVLEIYKDKKKKENLITIAKESLQNFKGTDIGFISRDINGSILGLNESETRAFVSQLFETNNKKDYVILEDKAVIYDILEQRLLVDNIDNNYKQITQQNVTMLKNNELIKDLTNKLKKYYEIKEYIKR; encoded by the coding sequence ATGTTGTCTTGGATGCAAAAACATAAAAAATACCTAGTTGTTACCATTTGGGTAAGTACAATAGCCTTTGTTGGAGCAGGCTTTGTAGGCTGGGGAGCATATGATTTAAACAGCAATCGAGCCACCTCAGTAGCAAAAGTAGGACACAGAAATATAAGCATTCAAGAACTACAACAAAAATACGATAGCTTATATCAATACTATAACAATCTTTTCGATGGCAAATTAACACAAGAAAAGGCTAATGAGTTAGGCTTACAAAATGCTGCACTTCAGGCTACAATTCAAGAGAATTTACTATTAAATTTTGCAGACGATATAGGTCTTAGTGTTAGCAAAGATGATATTTTAAAATATATAATCGCTGATCCAACATTTCAAAAAGATGGTACTTTTGATAAAAATTTATACTACGATATTTTAAGAAGAGCTAGAATAAATCCAACTGATTTTGAAGAAAATTTAAAACTAACAATACTACTTGATAAGCTTAGAACTATTTTAAATTTACCAGCTAGCAAAGAAGACATTGCAATGATGGAAGCAAGCTTTTTTATGCAAGACAAATTAGCAATACAGATAATAAATGCTAATCAAAGTGATATAAAAATAGATGAAAAAGAACTAAAGAATCTTTGGGAAACAGATAAAAACAACTATATGACAAAGACTATATACGGTCTAGAAACATACTTTATAGAGTCAAATAAAAATGATGTAAATCAAACTACTTTGAGTGACTACTATAACGATAACAAGGAGAGATACAAAGGCTCTGATGATAAAATCAAATCATTTGACGAAGTAAAGACTGAAGTTGTCAAAGACTACAATATTGAGAAAAGTAAGACCGATGCTTTAAAAAAATATACCTCTATCAAAAAAGCTGAGCTTGCAACAAATGAATTTGTTAGTATAAATGAAGATAATGCGACATTCTCGCTCGATGAAATAAAAGGGGCAAAAGTTGGTGAGGTGATAAAACCGTTTACATATAAAGATGGATATTTGATAGTTAGAGTAAAAAGTATAACTCCTCCACAACCTATGAGTTTTGAACAAGCAAGAGCAATGGTGCTTGAAATTTACAAAGATAAAAAGAAAAAAGAAAACCTAATAACCATAGCAAAAGAGTCTTTACAAAATTTCAAAGGAACTGATATAGGCTTTATCAGTAGAGATATAAATGGCTCTATCTTGGGACTAAATGAAAGTGAAACTAGAGCTTTTGTTTCTCAACTTTTTGAAACTAACAACAAAAAAGATTATGTTATATTAGAAGATAAGGCCGTTATATACGATATTTTGGAACAAAGGTTGCTTGTAGATAATATAGATAATAACTATAAGCAAATAACACAGCAAAACGTTACAATGCTTAAAAATAATGAGTTAATAAAAGATTTAACAAACAAACTAAAAAAATACTATGAAATTAAAGAATATATCAAAAGGTAA